One Luteibacter aegosomaticola genomic window carries:
- a CDS encoding Maf family nucleotide pyrophosphatase, translating into MLYLASQSPRRRELLDQLGEAHRTLDVEVEEIRGPGEAPEDYVSRVARDKARAGFALVGAEAGARVLGADTEVILGDEVFGKPRDAADAAAMLGRLAGREHRVVSVAWLVAQGVERRVVSVSIVRFAALDAAAIAAYVATGECMGKAGAYAIQGRAAAFIEHLSGSYSGVMGLPLYETSQLLSGQ; encoded by the coding sequence GTGCTTTACCTGGCTTCGCAATCCCCGCGCCGTCGTGAACTGCTGGATCAGCTAGGTGAAGCCCACCGGACACTGGACGTCGAGGTGGAGGAGATCCGCGGGCCAGGCGAGGCGCCGGAGGATTACGTCAGCCGGGTCGCCCGCGACAAGGCGCGCGCAGGCTTCGCGCTCGTCGGTGCGGAAGCCGGTGCCCGTGTGCTGGGCGCGGATACCGAGGTCATCCTGGGTGACGAAGTGTTCGGCAAGCCACGCGATGCGGCGGATGCCGCCGCGATGCTGGGCCGCCTCGCCGGGCGTGAACACCGTGTCGTCTCCGTGGCATGGCTGGTGGCGCAGGGCGTGGAGCGGCGCGTCGTTTCGGTCTCCATCGTGCGTTTTGCCGCCCTCGATGCGGCGGCTATCGCTGCGTACGTGGCCACGGGCGAGTGCATGGGCAAGGCGGGCGCCTACGCCATCCAGGGCCGCGCCGCGGCCTTTATCGAGCATCTTTCCGGCAGCTATTCAGGCGTCATGGGACTGCCGCTTTACGAAACTTCGCAGCTGTTGAGCGGTCAGTGA
- the rsfS gene encoding ribosome silencing factor produces MSSPASRKAKPAASNEHLRKRVVAALEDLKAKDVREIDVRGKTSIADILFVASGTSARHVKSIADEVVKFAKEAGVMPLGVEGQTEAEWVLVDLGDIIVHVMLPRIREFYGLERLWTVGDDAPDAAAND; encoded by the coding sequence TTGAGTTCGCCCGCATCCCGCAAGGCCAAGCCCGCCGCCAGCAATGAGCATCTCCGTAAGCGCGTGGTCGCGGCCCTGGAAGACCTCAAGGCCAAGGACGTCCGCGAAATCGACGTCCGCGGTAAGACCTCCATCGCCGATATCCTGTTCGTTGCCTCAGGCACCTCCGCGCGCCACGTGAAATCCATCGCCGACGAGGTGGTGAAGTTCGCGAAGGAAGCGGGTGTGATGCCGCTTGGCGTCGAAGGCCAGACCGAGGCCGAATGGGTGCTGGTCGACCTGGGCGACATCATCGTCCACGTCATGCTGCCGCGTATCCGCGAGTTCTACGGCCTCGAGCGTTTGTGGACGGTGGGCGACGACGCCCCCGACGCCGCCGCCAACGACTGA
- the rlmH gene encoding 23S rRNA (pseudouridine(1915)-N(3))-methyltransferase RlmH — MKARLIAVGERMPAWVAEGFAEYRKRLSHELPLELIEIKPGVRGKGRDDARAIVDEGAAILAALPRDIHVVALDGRGKLWSSEELGVQLEQWRMGGRDLAFLIGGPDGHAPDVLARADQRWSLGPLTLPHMLVRLVLAEQLYRATTLVAGHPYHRA, encoded by the coding sequence GTGAAGGCGCGCCTCATCGCGGTCGGCGAACGCATGCCCGCCTGGGTGGCGGAAGGCTTCGCCGAATACCGTAAGCGGCTCTCCCATGAGCTGCCGCTCGAACTCATCGAGATCAAACCCGGTGTCCGCGGCAAGGGCCGCGACGACGCACGAGCCATCGTGGATGAAGGCGCGGCCATCCTGGCCGCGCTGCCGCGCGATATCCACGTGGTGGCCCTCGATGGCCGCGGCAAGCTGTGGTCCAGCGAGGAGCTGGGCGTGCAGCTTGAGCAGTGGCGCATGGGCGGCCGCGATCTCGCGTTCCTCATCGGTGGCCCCGACGGCCACGCCCCCGACGTGCTGGCCCGGGCTGACCAACGCTGGTCACTTGGCCCACTTACCTTGCCGCACATGCTGGTGCGCCTCGTTCTGGCCGAGCAGCTCTACCGCGCCACGACGCTGGTCGCCGGCCATCCCTACCACCGAGCCTGA
- the rng gene encoding ribonuclease G yields the protein MSEEILINVTPRETRVAIVENGMLQEVHVERASKRGYVGNVYKGRVQRVMPGMQAVFVEIGLERAAFLHASDIVRPSLPATDAPEGGKSNGHGPVPPISELVHEGQEIVVQVVKDPIGSKGARLSTHLSIPSRYLVLLPHSRTLGVSVRIEEEAERQRLKDIITPLIGDNHLGYIVRTNAEGQSEESLAFDVTYLSKVWRVVQENIAKAKLGERVYEELSLPLRSLRDSLNDGIEKVRVDSRETYEKTVKFVQKFMPVLSDRVEHYSGERPIFDLYGVEDEIQRALRKEVPLKSGGYLIVDQTEAMTTVDVNTGGYLGSRNLEETVYRTNLEAAQAAARQLRLRNLGGIVIIDFIDMVDDEHKRQVIRTLEKGLARDHAKTTVYPMSALGLVEMTRKRTTESLERQLCEPCPACSGRGTLKTAETVIYEIFREITRAVRQFNAQKLLVMASPKVVGRILEEESAAVAELEEFIAKSIRFQAEEHYSQEQFDVVLL from the coding sequence GTGAGTGAGGAAATCCTGATCAATGTCACGCCGCGTGAGACGCGTGTGGCGATCGTCGAAAACGGCATGCTCCAGGAAGTGCACGTCGAGCGCGCGTCCAAGCGCGGCTACGTGGGCAATGTCTACAAAGGGCGCGTCCAGCGCGTCATGCCTGGCATGCAGGCGGTCTTCGTCGAGATCGGTCTCGAGCGTGCCGCGTTCCTGCACGCCTCGGATATCGTGCGCCCGTCGCTGCCCGCCACGGATGCGCCAGAGGGCGGCAAGTCGAACGGCCACGGCCCCGTGCCGCCCATCAGCGAACTGGTCCACGAAGGCCAGGAAATCGTCGTGCAGGTGGTGAAGGACCCGATCGGCAGCAAGGGCGCCCGGCTTTCCACCCACCTCTCCATCCCTTCGCGCTACCTCGTGCTGCTCCCGCATTCGCGCACGCTCGGTGTTTCCGTACGCATCGAGGAAGAGGCCGAGCGGCAGCGCCTGAAGGACATCATCACGCCGCTCATCGGCGACAACCATCTCGGCTACATCGTCCGCACCAATGCGGAAGGGCAGTCGGAGGAATCGCTGGCCTTCGACGTCACCTACCTCAGCAAGGTCTGGCGCGTCGTCCAGGAAAACATCGCCAAGGCGAAACTCGGCGAGCGCGTGTACGAAGAACTCTCGCTGCCGCTACGCTCGCTGCGCGATTCGCTGAACGACGGCATTGAGAAGGTCCGCGTGGATTCACGCGAGACCTACGAGAAAACCGTCAAATTCGTGCAGAAGTTCATGCCCGTATTGTCGGACCGCGTGGAACACTACTCGGGCGAGCGGCCGATCTTCGACCTGTACGGCGTGGAGGATGAAATCCAGCGCGCGCTGCGCAAGGAGGTGCCGCTGAAATCGGGCGGCTACCTGATCGTGGACCAGACCGAAGCGATGACCACTGTCGATGTGAATACCGGCGGCTACCTCGGCAGCCGCAACCTCGAAGAGACGGTATACCGCACCAACCTGGAGGCGGCGCAGGCGGCCGCCCGCCAGCTGCGCCTGCGTAACCTGGGCGGCATCGTCATCATCGATTTCATCGACATGGTGGATGACGAGCACAAGCGCCAGGTGATCCGTACGCTGGAAAAGGGCCTTGCGCGCGACCATGCCAAGACCACCGTCTATCCGATGTCGGCGCTGGGCCTGGTCGAAATGACCCGCAAGCGCACGACCGAAAGCCTCGAACGCCAGCTGTGCGAACCGTGCCCCGCGTGCAGCGGCCGCGGCACGCTCAAGACGGCGGAAACGGTCATCTACGAAATCTTCCGCGAGATCACCCGCGCCGTGCGTCAGTTCAATGCGCAGAAGCTGTTGGTGATGGCCAGCCCCAAGGTGGTCGGCCGCATCCTTGAAGAAGAATCCGCCGCCGTGGCTGAGCTCGAGGAATTCATCGCCAAGAGCATTCGCTTCCAGGCGGAAGAGCACTACTCGCAGGAACAGTTTGATGTGGTCTTGCTTTAA